A genomic region of Roseofilum capinflatum BLCC-M114 contains the following coding sequences:
- a CDS encoding NAD(P) transhydrogenase subunit alpha produces MTESLIGALFVFVLASFAGFEVITKVPPTLHTPLMSGANAISGIALIGALIVAGDRTLSISVILGLIAVVCATINVVGGFLVTDRMLQMFKKKEA; encoded by the coding sequence ATGACAGAATCATTAATCGGCGCTCTATTTGTCTTTGTGCTGGCCAGTTTTGCGGGCTTTGAAGTGATTACCAAAGTTCCGCCCACCCTGCACACTCCTTTGATGTCCGGGGCGAATGCTATTTCTGGAATTGCCTTAATTGGGGCCTTAATTGTGGCCGGCGATCGCACCCTCAGCATTAGCGTCATCCTCGGCCTGATTGCCGTTGTCTGCGCCACCATCAACGTGGTAGGCGGCTTTTTGGTCACCGATCGCATGTTGCAAATGTTCAAGAAGAAAGAAGCTTGA
- a CDS encoding NAD(P)(+) transhydrogenase (Re/Si-specific) subunit beta, whose amino-acid sequence MTALTEYLPTGIQLVYLLSASLFIIGLKQLGSPATARNGNLLASIAMLLAVVVTLLDQQVLNYELILVGIIIGSLIGAIAAKQVAMTAMPQMVGLFNGLGGAASALVAIAEFWRRLNQQQPIPIDANLSIILSVFIGGVTLTGSLIAFGKLQGLLTGAPIKFPLQQPINILLLIAFLGTTGYLLYDSINAPIFLVMTGIALLLGILFVIPIGGGDMPVVISLLNSLSGLAASAAGFVVMNNVLIISGALVGASGLILTQIMCKAMNRTLTNVLFSGFGTSEGTSSAGSSGSAGQQTVHSIDSEEGAMMLGYSKSVVVVPGYGMAVAQAQHVVRELADLLEKQGVEVKYAIHPVAGRMPGHMNVLLAEANVPYNQLYDMDDINPQFDQTDVALVIGANDVVNPAARSNQDSPIYGMPILEVDRAKHTIVIKRSLNTGFAGVDNELFYKDKTMMLFGSAKDMVNQLVSSVKEL is encoded by the coding sequence ATGACAGCATTAACAGAATATTTACCCACAGGGATTCAACTGGTTTATCTGCTTTCCGCATCCCTGTTTATCATTGGATTGAAACAACTCGGTTCTCCAGCAACCGCTCGCAATGGGAACTTATTAGCCTCCATTGCCATGTTGCTCGCCGTTGTCGTTACCCTGCTCGATCAACAGGTTCTCAACTATGAACTAATCCTAGTGGGGATTATTATTGGTTCCCTGATTGGGGCGATCGCCGCCAAACAAGTCGCCATGACGGCCATGCCGCAGATGGTAGGCTTATTTAATGGATTAGGTGGGGCTGCATCTGCGTTAGTGGCGATCGCCGAATTTTGGCGGCGCTTAAACCAGCAGCAACCCATTCCCATCGATGCCAACCTCTCCATCATTCTCAGTGTCTTCATTGGTGGCGTTACCCTCACCGGTTCTCTCATCGCCTTCGGAAAACTCCAAGGCTTACTCACCGGAGCGCCGATTAAATTTCCCCTCCAACAACCCATTAACATCCTGCTGCTGATCGCCTTCCTCGGCACAACCGGCTATTTACTCTACGACTCCATCAACGCCCCCATCTTCCTCGTAATGACCGGAATAGCCCTACTCCTAGGGATTCTATTCGTCATTCCCATCGGCGGCGGTGACATGCCCGTAGTCATTTCCCTGCTCAACTCCCTATCGGGTTTAGCCGCCAGTGCCGCCGGATTTGTCGTCATGAACAACGTGCTGATTATCTCCGGTGCATTAGTCGGAGCATCCGGCTTAATCCTCACCCAAATCATGTGTAAAGCCATGAACCGCACCCTCACCAACGTTCTCTTCAGTGGCTTTGGAACCTCTGAAGGAACCAGTAGCGCCGGTAGTTCTGGAAGCGCAGGACAACAAACCGTTCACAGCATCGACTCAGAAGAAGGAGCCATGATGCTCGGCTATTCCAAATCCGTCGTCGTTGTTCCCGGCTATGGCATGGCAGTCGCCCAAGCCCAGCATGTCGTCCGGGAATTAGCCGATTTACTCGAAAAACAAGGGGTTGAAGTCAAATATGCCATTCATCCCGTAGCCGGACGGATGCCGGGACATATGAACGTCCTCTTAGCAGAAGCCAATGTTCCCTACAACCAACTCTATGATATGGATGACATCAATCCTCAATTTGACCAAACCGATGTCGCCTTAGTCATTGGAGCCAATGATGTCGTTAATCCTGCCGCTCGCAGTAATCAGGATAGCCCCATTTATGGGATGCCCATTCTAGAAGTAGACCGCGCCAAGCATACCATTGTGATTAAGCGCAGTTTGAATACAGGCTTTGCCGGGGTTGATAATGAGTTGTTCTATAAAGATAAAACCATGATGCTCTTCGGTAGCGCTAAGGACATGGTGAATCAACTCGTTTCGAGTGTGAAAGAGTTGTAG
- the larE gene encoding ATP-dependent sacrificial sulfur transferase LarE, which produces MDIREKLNRLQTLFTDMDRALIAYSGGIDSTLVAKIAYDRLGDRALAVTAESPSLLPEDLEDAKVQAAAIGIPHKIVQTHEMDNPNYTSNPVNRCYFCKSELHDTLKPLAQAWGYPYVIDGVNGDDLQDYRPGIKAAKERGARSPLAEVGVTKAEVRELSKYLELPWWDKPAQPCLSSRFPYGEEITLSKLQRVGRAERYLRQLGLTQVRVRSEGETARIELPPEQIQSFVLSTDLPELVKQLQSFGFLYITLDLEGYVSGKLNRVLGEVARA; this is translated from the coding sequence ATGGATATCCGGGAAAAACTCAATCGTCTACAAACCTTATTTACTGACATGGATCGGGCGCTGATTGCCTATTCTGGGGGAATTGATAGTACGTTGGTGGCGAAAATTGCTTACGATCGCCTGGGAGATCGCGCCCTAGCTGTCACTGCCGAATCTCCCTCCCTGTTACCGGAAGATTTAGAGGACGCAAAAGTACAGGCGGCGGCGATCGGAATTCCCCATAAAATTGTCCAAACCCACGAAATGGACAATCCCAACTATACGTCTAATCCGGTCAACCGTTGCTATTTTTGTAAAAGCGAACTCCATGATACCCTCAAACCCCTAGCCCAAGCTTGGGGCTATCCCTATGTGATCGATGGGGTAAATGGGGATGATTTACAGGATTATCGCCCCGGAATTAAAGCGGCAAAAGAGCGGGGAGCTAGATCGCCTTTAGCAGAAGTTGGAGTAACCAAAGCAGAAGTGCGGGAACTCTCCAAATACCTAGAACTTCCCTGGTGGGATAAACCCGCTCAACCTTGTCTAAGCTCGCGCTTTCCCTACGGCGAAGAAATTACCCTCTCGAAACTGCAACGGGTAGGGCGAGCCGAGCGCTATTTACGGCAACTGGGCTTAACTCAAGTGCGGGTACGCTCTGAAGGAGAAACTGCCCGCATTGAACTCCCTCCCGAACAGATTCAATCCTTTGTCCTGTCCACAGACTTACCGGAACTGGTGAAACAGCTCCAGAGCTTTGGCTTCCTCTATATCACCCTCGACTTAGAAGGCTACGTTAGTGGCAAACTCAACCGGGTGTTGGGGGAAGTGGCTAGGGCGTAA
- a CDS encoding tetratricopeptide repeat protein produces the protein MLDQIAKAFERKDYRTAQNLLKSFLQKEPQNPWGRLYAGRLYEERGKPDLAEPIYRQLLRKAEHPKIVSQARSGLQRLQSQKEAQEQQRRQQAIAQATKDPNQAKPGLLIIEPVVGEARKAAAKEFARIMNLDSYSAQRQLPGRFWRLHRTGNIGELGVYGEELRSVGIPAFWVNLEKIEQLRVFRVQSISELGKSVSLMCHDESNQLGTLSFEWSEVAQRVTGNLPIFESVVMLDGKGKPERVERTQDYVYLCDLHLPQRNCLLRFCDRSFEFHRSVGILPPDIPRSQLSARLQWNSLMQVMVTSLPQTPLWSDFTPFAETVLQEAKIVADSRNLFGEIRPHIDIFRRAETDWDRAFALYSGLVFFRPKC, from the coding sequence ATGCTCGATCAAATTGCTAAAGCCTTTGAACGTAAGGATTATCGCACTGCTCAGAACTTGCTGAAGAGTTTCTTGCAAAAAGAACCCCAAAATCCTTGGGGGCGGTTGTACGCTGGACGGTTATACGAGGAACGGGGAAAGCCAGATTTGGCTGAACCCATTTATCGGCAATTATTACGGAAAGCGGAACATCCGAAAATTGTTTCTCAAGCTCGTTCGGGACTGCAACGCCTGCAAAGCCAAAAAGAGGCTCAAGAGCAGCAGAGACGGCAACAGGCGATCGCCCAAGCGACAAAAGATCCCAACCAAGCGAAACCGGGTTTATTAATTATAGAACCAGTAGTCGGAGAAGCGCGTAAAGCGGCGGCCAAAGAGTTTGCCCGGATCATGAACCTAGATTCCTATAGCGCCCAACGGCAACTCCCTGGGCGGTTTTGGCGTTTGCATCGCACGGGGAATATTGGCGAGTTGGGGGTTTATGGTGAAGAATTGCGATCGGTGGGCATTCCGGCGTTTTGGGTGAATTTAGAGAAAATTGAACAGCTCCGGGTGTTCCGAGTACAGTCCATTTCGGAACTGGGAAAATCCGTGAGTCTTATGTGCCATGATGAATCGAATCAGTTGGGAACTTTGAGTTTTGAATGGTCAGAAGTGGCACAGCGCGTAACAGGTAATTTACCTATTTTTGAATCGGTGGTAATGTTGGATGGTAAAGGAAAACCGGAGAGGGTAGAACGTACCCAAGATTATGTTTATCTGTGCGATTTGCATCTTCCTCAGAGAAACTGTCTGTTACGGTTTTGCGATCGCTCCTTTGAATTTCATCGTAGTGTGGGCATTCTTCCCCCAGATATTCCGCGATCGCAACTGAGTGCCCGTCTTCAGTGGAATAGCTTAATGCAAGTGATGGTTACCTCTCTTCCCCAAACTCCCCTTTGGTCAGATTTCACCCCGTTTGCAGAAACCGTCTTACAGGAAGCTAAAATTGTGGCCGATTCTAGGAATCTGTTCGGAGAAATTCGCCCCCATATTGATATTTTCCGCAGAGCAGAAACCGATTGGGATCGCGCCTTTGCCCTTTACAGTGGCTTAGTGTTCTTTCGCCCAAAGTGTTGA